The Prevotella melaninogenica genome window below encodes:
- a CDS encoding T9SS type A sorting domain-containing protein, which translates to MKKISFIGLIALTLSFIPLSGFAQTVQEKIITYLVLTETNGTKTEFALNSYPVVTIEGNDLVITCEGKKLSTALTGVQDYHFIEKKVTTSISSFPANDPKDETATPSFSFNNAEVSGLKAGAKVAIYNLNGTQISSVTADGEGRVALDFSSLPKGVYILRTPTKSFKFMNK; encoded by the coding sequence ATGAAGAAAATAAGTTTTATAGGGCTTATCGCTTTGACACTGTCGTTCATACCCCTTAGTGGCTTTGCACAGACAGTACAAGAGAAGATAATCACCTACCTTGTCTTGACCGAAACGAATGGTACAAAGACCGAGTTTGCTTTGAATTCATACCCTGTTGTAACAATAGAGGGTAACGACCTTGTTATTACTTGTGAGGGTAAGAAGTTATCAACAGCACTAACAGGAGTGCAGGACTACCACTTCATTGAGAAAAAGGTTACAACAAGCATCAGTAGCTTTCCTGCAAATGACCCAAAAGATGAGACAGCAACTCCAAGTTTCTCATTCAATAATGCTGAGGTAAGTGGGTTGAAAGCAGGTGCAAAAGTGGCTATTTACAATCTTAATGGTACACAAATCAGTTCTGTAACAGCAGATGGAGAGGGACGAGTTGCTCTTGATTTCTCGTCTTTACCAAAGGGTGTCTACATCCTTCGCACACCTACAAAGAGCTTTAAGTTTATGAATAAGTAA